The stretch of DNA CCGTGATCAGGCTAAATCCTGCATTAAGTTTATTGAGTAAATCGATATTACCCTTACTTACAGCTAGTTGTGTTTTAATCTCACCGATTTTAAAGCTTTTATATGACGGGAAAAGGTCGTTAACTCTCAAGTGATCTTTATAACGGAAAACAAAAAAATCATAAGAAACAAACGTTTTAATTTCGCCTCGATAAATTCCTTCAAGCAGCTCTTGCCAAGTTTCATAATATCTAAATGACAGCTTAGGATTTTTTTCGAGTAATAATTGAGGTGCGTTAGAGTCAGCTATTGCTCCCATTAAAAACGGCTCTAGTTCATCTATGCTTGATATCATCTGCAAATCTTTATGAACATAAACATTTACCGGTGCAGAATAGATTTCATGCCCAAAATCAAAAATATCAACTCGAGTTGACCGCAAGGCGAGGCCAGCGTGAACATCTGCCAATCCATTACTGACATTTGATTCCGCATTATCCCAGTCAGAAACAACAAACTCTATATCTTGATTCGCCTTTTTAGCCCACAGTTTCCATAAGTCCACCACTAAACCAGTAGGCTGACCTTTATCTTCATAGAAATAAGGAACTAGGTTATTGGGTACGGCAACTTTAAGCGGCGATTTATTGGTTGTCTGGTTGTCGTTAGCATCAGCATAATTAGCAACAAAAATTGCAATTATTAACGTAAAGCTTAACATCCTGGCTAAAAACGACTTCATTGGTGATAGGAATCTTATTGAGTTATTATTATAATTGTCCGTAATGGCCGTATTTGTAACAAAGTTTTACAGCAAAACCAAGTTTAATTTTTCAACAATTTGTTCGAATTCACGGCAGAGTATTACAAAGTTAACCCACTAAATTATTAGGTTATATATGCGCGACAACATATACGCGAGCCCTCAGGCTGAAGTAAAAGATTTCACATTTGACCGTTCCGTAGTGGAAGTGTTTCCCGATATGATCCAACGCAGTGTGCCAGGGTATTCGACTATTGTTAGTTCCATCGGTCAATTAGCCAAACAATACCAACAACCTAATTCTACTATTTATGACCTAGGCTGTTCGTTAGGTGCCGCGACAATTTCTATGCGCAAGTTCGTCGACGCTAACGCTTGCAATATTATTGGTGTCGATAACAGTGAAGCCATGGTTGAGCGCTGCAAGTTACATGTAAACTCATTCAAGTCTGAGGTACCGGTAGAAATCATTTGTGCTGATATAAAAGACATAGAAATTGCAAATGCATCTGTTGTTGTGATGAATTTTACCTTACAATTCATCCCTCAGGAACAAAGACTAGATTTATTAAAAAAAATCTACTCTGGATTAAAGCCTGGTGGCATCTTTATTTTGTCTGAAAAGTTTATTTTTGATGATGTGAAAATTAATGACTCGCTCAATGAATTACACCTCGATTTTAAACGTGCTAATGGATACAGCGAATTAGAGATCAGTCAAAAACGAAGTGCGATTGAAAATGTAATGAAAGTTGATTCATTTCAAACGCATTTAGATAGATTATCAAACGTGGGTTTTGGCCATGTTTCAAGTTGGTATCAATGTTTTAACTTCGGTTCTTTTATTGGTATCAAAAAATAACGTGTGAATTAAAAGTGAATCACTACACGCATGACTGATATTTTTAACGGCTTCTATGCTCAAATAGCTCAAAATCAATTATCGCATTGGTTAGAGTCTTTACCTAAACAATTGAACGATTGGCATAGCTCTAATTTGCACGGCGAATATAAGCTATGGATGAAAAATATCGATCTACTTCCTAGTTTAACACCGGCCAAAATCAACCTGTCTGATCGGGTAGAAGTTTTGGGTACGGAAGCGTTACCAGAAGGTTTAAAGAAAAAAACCATTCATCACTTAATGCAACTTAAGCCTTGGCGAAAAGGCCCATATCACATTCACGATATTCACGTGGACACGGAATGGCGCTCTGATTTTAAATGGCAACGGTTAGCGCCTTATATTTCTGATTTAACCGACCGATTTGTGTTAGATGTTGGTTGCGGTAGTGGATATCACCTATGGCGCATGAAAGGTGCTGGCGCAAAGTTTGTAGTGGGTATCGACCCAACGCAGTTATTTTTTGCGCAATTTATGGCTGTGCAGCACTTTATTCAAGACCCAAGCGTAAACCTTCTACCACTTGGCATAGATGACTTACCGCCACTCAAATCATTTGATACGGTATTTTCAATGGGTGTGCTTTATCATCGCAAATCGCCTATCGACTTTTTACAGCAACTCAAAGCGCAATTAGTAAAAGGTGGAGAACTTATTTTAGAAACACTAATTATTGAAGGCGATGAGAACACAGTTCTTGTTCCTGATGATCGATATGCCAAAATGAGAAACGTTTGGTTTATACCAAGCGCGAAAGCCCTTGAGGGTTGGCTTAAAAAAGTCGGCTTCAGCAATATTAGGCTCGTTAATATTGATCAAACCACGTTAGACGAGCAACGTAAAACAGACTGGATTGACACTGAGTCTTTAGAAGACTTCCTTGATCCAAACGACCCCAACAAAACGATAGAGGGTTACCCTGCTCCTCTTCGCGCTATTTTTGTCGCGAACGCTTAAGGAATTACGATGCCTCTTTACCGTCCAAAATCAACTATCGAGCAATGGAGAATTTTACAAGCGGTAGTTGACTTTGGAGGTTATGCTCAGGCGGGTGATGCATTAAACAAAAGCCAATCTAGCCTCAACCACGCAGTATCTAAATTACAACACACACTAGGTGTTCAACTTCTGGAAGTTAAAGGCCGAAAAGCTTACTTAACAAAAGAAGGTGAAGTAATGCTACGTCGTTCAAGATTACTGACTCAAAATGTTGAAGAATTGGAGCAGCTTGCTGACAATATGACATCAGGTTGGGAGCCAGAAATAACCATCGCATGTGAAACTATTCATCCCATAGAAAAACTGTATTCCGCATTAGAAGAGTTTTATCCGCAAGCGCGTGGCACTCGAGTTCGTATTGCCGATGAGGTATTAACGGGCACAAAAGAGCGTATTTTAGAGCATAGCGCTGACTTAGTGATTATTGGCGGTGATGTTCCTAAAGGTTATTCAGCTGAAACGTTGGAAACTGTTTCTTTTATCGCATACTGCGGCAAATCACATTCGTTGGCTGAGCGAACGGAAGTTGATATAGAAGAGTTAACTCAAGAGCTACAAATTGTTATCAGTGATAGCTCTAAAAAGCCGGAAGAAAGTGGCGGTTGGCTTAAAGCTGAACAACGCTGGACTGTCAGTAACTTTTTTCAAGCTATTGAAATATTGAAGCGCGGAACTGGATTTTGTTGGATACCAACACATTTAGCAAAGCACGAAGTTGAACAAGGTAATATTACACCAATTCAATTAACTTCAACTCGTGAAAAAAGCGTGCTTACACATTTAGTAACACCTACACCGAATCAATTAGGTCCCGGTGCAACATTGTTAAAGAACCTATTTTTAAAGCAGTACCAAGAATGACGGCATACAAATGAATAAATTTACGATAGTATTTTTCACCGTAGCCATTACCACCCCACTTTTGAGGACATGAAATTGAGCAATAATCAATCATTAAGTTACAAAGACGCTGGTGTAGATATAGACGCAGGCAATGCTCTAGTAGAACGTATTAAAGGTGCCGTAAAACGGACACGACGCCCAGAAGTTATGGGCGGCTTAGGCGGTTTTGGCGCGCTGTGCCAGTTACCAACTGGTTACAAAGAGCCACTTTTAGTCGCAGGTACCGATGGCGTTGGTACAAAATTACGACTCGCTATCGACTTAAAAAAGCATGACACCGTTGGTATTGATTTAGTGGCAATGTGTGTAAATGATCTTATTGTTCAAGGTGCAGAACCTCTGTTTTTCCTAGACTATTACGCAACAGGTAAATTAAATGTCGATGTTGCTGCCGATGTAGTCAGTGGTATTGCCGACGGCTGTGAACTATCTGGATGCTCACTAATTGGCGGTGAAACTGCTGAAATGCCAGGAATGTATGAAGGCGATGATTATGATATGGCCGGTTTCTGTGTTGGTGTAGTTGAAAAATCAAAAGTTATTGATGGCACTAAAGTAAAACCTGGCGATCAACTAATTGCACTTGGTTCATCAGGCCCACATTCAAATGGTTACTCCTTGGTTCGTAAAGTAATTGAAGTGGCAAACGCTGATTTATCAGCTGATTTCCACGGCAAACCACTTGCCGACCATTTAATGGCTCCTACTCAAATTTATGTAAAGCCTGTACTTGAGTTGCTTAAACAGGTTGATGTACACGCTCTTTCACATATTACTGGTGGTGGTTTTTGGGAAAATATTCCGCGCGTATTACCTGAATTAACAAAAGCGGTTGTAAATGAGTCATCGTGGCAGTGGCCCGCTGTATTCAATTGGTTACAAGAAAATGGCAACATAGATCGCCACGAGATGTATCGTACTTTTAACTGTGGCGTAGGAATGATTATTGCTGTAGACGGGAACGATTTAGAGCAAAGCTTGTCAATATTAAAAGACGCAGGTGAAAATGCCTGGCACATTGGTGAAATTCAAAGCGCTACTGACGCTGAAGAACAAGTAGAAATAATCGAGGCGTAATTAGTGACAGCTAACAAAGCAAGAATAGTCGTGCTGATTTCAGGTAACGGCTCTAATTTACAGGCTATTGTTGATGCATCTGAAGCTGGGAGAATTCCTGGCTCAGTTGTTGGAGTTATCTCCAACAAAGCCGATGTATATGGTTTGGAACGAGCTAAATTGCACAACATTGATAGCCAAGTGGTTGATCACAAGCAATTTGAAACAAGAGAAGAATACGATGAGGTATTGGCAGCTGCAATTGAAAGCTATCAGCCTGACGTTGTTATTCTAGCTGGTTTTATGCGTATCCTTACCGCTAAGTTTGTTAATACGTTTACTGGCCGATTGGTTAACATTCACCCATCGTTATTACCAAAATATCAAGGCTTAAATACACATCAACGAGCACTAGACGCCGGCGACGAAGAGCACGGCTGTAGTGTCCATTTTGTAAATGAACAGCTAGATGGTGGTCCAGTCATCTTACAAGCAAAAGTACCTGTATTTAGCGATGATGACGCAGATAGTTTAGCACAACGTGTGCATGTGCAAGAGCACCTCATTTATCCCCTTGTTGTTAAATGGCTATGTGAAAAAAGGTTACGTTTACAATCAGATGGCGTATATTTAGACAACTCTCTTTTACCAGAACAAGGTTATGCGAATGATGAATAATGGTCGTACTGCAGTCCTCTCTTCTTTAGTTTTAGGGTGTGTAACACTCATGTCTAGTTTTTTTACTAGTGCAACTGAGGTGTCTAACGATACAGTTAAACACTCTGAAACAATTAAGCCTTTTGTTGCCGCTTATGACATGTATCGACAAGGTGACCGCTTAGGTCAAGGCGAAAGAAGATTAGAAAGACAGGCAAACAACCAATATTCGTTATCACTAGAAAGTGAGCTTAAATGGCTCATTTTCTCGGATAGACGAAAAGAAACTAGCCTATTTTCTGTTCAAGATGAGCAAGTAGTGCCAGGTTCGTATCAATTTAATCGTTCTGGTACTGGCTCTGACGATGAAATCAATATTCTATTCAACAAAGACAATTCATTAG from Psychrosphaera aestuarii encodes:
- the cmoB gene encoding tRNA 5-methoxyuridine(34)/uridine 5-oxyacetic acid(34) synthase CmoB, encoding MTDIFNGFYAQIAQNQLSHWLESLPKQLNDWHSSNLHGEYKLWMKNIDLLPSLTPAKINLSDRVEVLGTEALPEGLKKKTIHHLMQLKPWRKGPYHIHDIHVDTEWRSDFKWQRLAPYISDLTDRFVLDVGCGSGYHLWRMKGAGAKFVVGIDPTQLFFAQFMAVQHFIQDPSVNLLPLGIDDLPPLKSFDTVFSMGVLYHRKSPIDFLQQLKAQLVKGGELILETLIIEGDENTVLVPDDRYAKMRNVWFIPSAKALEGWLKKVGFSNIRLVNIDQTTLDEQRKTDWIDTESLEDFLDPNDPNKTIEGYPAPLRAIFVANA
- a CDS encoding DUF3108 domain-containing protein, which codes for MMNNGRTAVLSSLVLGCVTLMSSFFTSATEVSNDTVKHSETIKPFVAAYDMYRQGDRLGQGERRLERQANNQYSLSLESELKWLIFSDRRKETSLFSVQDEQVVPGSYQFNRSGTGSDDEINILFNKDNSLVINPKARKDAAPETWQLGWQDEMSLHAQIQLDLINGKKLFDYTVVTNNGKLRDYNFEVIGEELISTGFGRFKAVKIARIYDDKKFYAQHAWFIPELNFTLARLWRMKKGVEQYDLVIKSYTVSE
- a CDS encoding LysR family transcriptional regulator, giving the protein MPLYRPKSTIEQWRILQAVVDFGGYAQAGDALNKSQSSLNHAVSKLQHTLGVQLLEVKGRKAYLTKEGEVMLRRSRLLTQNVEELEQLADNMTSGWEPEITIACETIHPIEKLYSALEEFYPQARGTRVRIADEVLTGTKERILEHSADLVIIGGDVPKGYSAETLETVSFIAYCGKSHSLAERTEVDIEELTQELQIVISDSSKKPEESGGWLKAEQRWTVSNFFQAIEILKRGTGFCWIPTHLAKHEVEQGNITPIQLTSTREKSVLTHLVTPTPNQLGPGATLLKNLFLKQYQE
- the cmoA gene encoding carboxy-S-adenosyl-L-methionine synthase CmoA, with protein sequence MRDNIYASPQAEVKDFTFDRSVVEVFPDMIQRSVPGYSTIVSSIGQLAKQYQQPNSTIYDLGCSLGAATISMRKFVDANACNIIGVDNSEAMVERCKLHVNSFKSEVPVEIICADIKDIEIANASVVVMNFTLQFIPQEQRLDLLKKIYSGLKPGGIFILSEKFIFDDVKINDSLNELHLDFKRANGYSELEISQKRSAIENVMKVDSFQTHLDRLSNVGFGHVSSWYQCFNFGSFIGIKK
- the purN gene encoding phosphoribosylglycinamide formyltransferase, which gives rise to MTANKARIVVLISGNGSNLQAIVDASEAGRIPGSVVGVISNKADVYGLERAKLHNIDSQVVDHKQFETREEYDEVLAAAIESYQPDVVILAGFMRILTAKFVNTFTGRLVNIHPSLLPKYQGLNTHQRALDAGDEEHGCSVHFVNEQLDGGPVILQAKVPVFSDDDADSLAQRVHVQEHLIYPLVVKWLCEKRLRLQSDGVYLDNSLLPEQGYANDE
- the purM gene encoding phosphoribosylformylglycinamidine cyclo-ligase, which gives rise to MSNNQSLSYKDAGVDIDAGNALVERIKGAVKRTRRPEVMGGLGGFGALCQLPTGYKEPLLVAGTDGVGTKLRLAIDLKKHDTVGIDLVAMCVNDLIVQGAEPLFFLDYYATGKLNVDVAADVVSGIADGCELSGCSLIGGETAEMPGMYEGDDYDMAGFCVGVVEKSKVIDGTKVKPGDQLIALGSSGPHSNGYSLVRKVIEVANADLSADFHGKPLADHLMAPTQIYVKPVLELLKQVDVHALSHITGGGFWENIPRVLPELTKAVVNESSWQWPAVFNWLQENGNIDRHEMYRTFNCGVGMIIAVDGNDLEQSLSILKDAGENAWHIGEIQSATDAEEQVEIIEA